The genomic DNA GGCTTGAGGCGCGAGGGCACTTCGTCCAGGTCGCTGCACACGGCCAGCACCTCGGCCGGTTTCTTGCTCAGCGACAGGTAGACATGGCCGATGCCGCTGTCGAAATAGGCGGATTCCAGCCGGTTCAGCACCACGCTGTCGCCGTTCTCGAACTGGATGCGCACCTTGCCCGACAGCACCAGCGCGAACTCCTGCCCGGGATGGCGGATGTAGTCCTCGAACTCGACGACCTCGCGCGCGTCGATCAGGGCCAGCATGGGCATCATCTTCTTGCCCGGGTATTCGCCCATCAGCAGCCGGTAGTGATAGTTCTCGGTGGCGTAGTCGCGCGCGTCGCTGAGCTTGTTCTTGACGTAGGTGGGAGCCACCTCGGCCTGGGCCGCGTCGCCCAGCATGAACATGCGCGTCATGTCGATGCCCAGCGCCCGCGCCAGCGCGGCGAACTTCTCGTAGCTCAGGGCGATCTGGCCCAGCTCGGCCTTGGACAGGGTCGAGACCGCGATGCCGCTGGCCTGCGACAGGTCTTGCAGGGTCATTTTCCGGGCCTTGCGCTCGGCGCGCAGGCGCGCGCCCATCACTTCCTTGCCCACGATGTCGGGTGGGGCCGTATTGCGAGCGGAGGGAGGGGCCATGTAGCGGTTTGCGTCCAGGGTTGGGAGGGGGCGGCACGCCGCCCCGTTCACGCCGGATTGTAAGGGCTGGCGCCGGGCTCAGGCGGCCGTGCGTGCGAGCACGCGGCCGGCATGCTGGCCGGTGAACGCCTGCTCTTGCCAGACCGGCGCGCCGTTGACGTACACGGAATGGATGCCGGCGGCGCGCTCGGTGGGGCGTTCGAAGGTGGCGGTATCGGCCACCGTGGCCGGGTCGAACACCACCAGGTCGGCGAAGTACCCGGCCTGCAGCTGGCCGCGCCCGGCCAGGCCGAAGCGCGCGGCGGTCAGGCCCGTCATCTTCCATACCGCCGTCTCCAGCGGGAACAGGCCCAGGTCGCGCGCATAGTGCCCCAGCACCCGCGGGAAGGTGCCCCACAGGCGCGGATGCGGGCGCTCGTCGTGCGGCAGGCCGTCGGAGCCGATCATGGTCGGGCCGAACGCCAGGATGCGCTGCACGTCGGGTTCGTCCATCATGAAGTAGATGGCGCCGGCCGGCTGCAGCTCGGGCACCACGTCGTACTTGGATTTGCCGCGCTCGGCCGCGACTTCATCCAGGTCGCGCCCGCTCAGTTCGGGGAAGGGCTTGCACCAGGTGATGATGGTGCGTCCGGCCAGCAGCACGCGGTCCTGCTTGAGCATGGTGGAGCCGGCTACGTAGGGATACGCGTCCAGCGAGACGTCCTGGCGCGCCATGGCGGCCTCGATCAGCGGCAGCGTCTCGCGCGAGCGGCCGAAATTGGGCTGGCCCATGACCTTGTGGTGCGAGATCACCACCGGCACGTCCAGCTCGCGGCCGATGCGGAAGGTTTCCTCCAGCGCGGCCACGATGTGCTCGCCTTCGTCGCGCATGTGGGTGGCGTAGATGCCGCCATGCGCGCTCAGCGGCCGGCACACCTCGATGATCTCTTCGGTGGTGGCGCGGGCGGCGGGCGGGTAGAAGGCGCCGGTCGAAATGCCGATGGCGCCGCTGGCCATGGCTTCCTCGGCCAGGTCCCGCATGGCCGCGATTTCCTCGTCGGTGGCGGCGCGCTGCAAGTCCGGCATGACCGCGGCGCGCAGCGTTGAATGGCCCACCATGCAGGCGGCGTTGACGGCCGCCGGCGTGGCCCGCAACGCGTCCAGGTAGTCGGCGAAGCGCTCGAAACGGTACGAGCCGCCTTCGTCCAGCAGGTCCAGGGGGGCGGGCGGGTTGGCGTGCGCCAGCGGCGCCAGGCTGATGCCGCAATTGCCCGTGACCACCGTGGTGACACCCTGCGAGATCTTGGGCGTCATGTCGCGGCGCCTGAGCAGGTAGTTGTCGTCGTGGGTGTGCGAGTCGATGAAGCCGGGCGCGACCACCAGGCCCGACACGTCGACCCGGGTGTGCGCGGCGGCGTCCGACAGATCGCCGATGGCGGCGATGCGGTCGCCGCGCACGCCCAGGTCGGCGCGCCGTCCCGGGGTGTTGCTGCCGTCGATGAGGGTGCCGCCCACGAGCAGCAGGTCGAAGGGCTGGGAATCGGATTGGGACATGGAAATCTCCGGCGGGGCGATCAAGTGGCGATCAAGTGGCGAAATGGCAGGCGACCAGCTGGCCGGAGCCGACCGGGCGGGCGATGGGGGTTTCCTGGGCGCAGCGCGCCTGGGCCAGCGGACAACGGGTGCGGAAGGCACAGCCGGACGGCGGCGCCAGCGGACTGGGAATCTCGCCCTTGAGCACCGCCACGGGGGCGCGTTCGCCCCGGCGGGCCGAGGGCACCGCGGCCAGCAGGGCGCGGGTATACGGATGCGACGGACGGTTGAACACCGCATCGCGGCTGCCGCTCTCGACGATCCGCCCCAGGTACATCACCGCCACCTGGTGGCTGATGTGCCGCACCACGCTCAGGTCATGCGAGATGAACACGTAAGTCAGCCCGAGGTCGCGCTGCAGGTCCATCAGCAGGTTGATGACCTGCGCCTGCACCGACACGTCCAGCGCCGACACCGGCTCGTCGCAGACGATCAGGCCCGGTTCCGGCGCCAGGGCGCGGGCGATGACGATGCGCTGGCGCTGGCCGCCGGAGAACTCGTGCGGGTAGCGGTCGGCGGCGTCCGGGCGCAGGCTGACGCGGGCCAGCAACTGCGCCACCCGTTCGCGGATGGCCTCGCGGCCGTAGCCGAAGTTGCGCAGCGGCTCGCCGATGATGTCGCGCACCCGCATGCGCGGGTTCATCGACGAGAACGGATCCTGGAAGATGAATTGCATGCGCCGCCGCATGGCGCGCAACTGGCCGCTGTTCATCGCGGCCAGGTCGGCGCCTTCGAGCAGGATGCGGCCCGCGGTGGGATCGGTCAGGCGGATCAGGCACTTGCCGGTCGTGGACTTGCCGCAACCGGACTCGCCCACCAGGCTCAGGGTCTGGCCGCGCGCCACCGAAAGGGACACGCCGTCCACGGCGCGCAGCACCTTGCCGCCCTCCAGCGGGAAGTGCTTCTTCAGGTCGGTCACCTGCAGCATGGGCGCGGCGGAGGCCGCCGCGACGGCGGATGGGAAGGGGGCGTCGTGCAGGTTCATCGCGGGTCTTGCTCCATCTTGGCGGCCGGCGCGGGCTGGCGCGCCCAGCACCAGACACGGTGGCGGTCGCCGCTGGCGACTTCCGGCGGCGCCTCCTCGGCGCAGCGCGGCAGGGCCTCGGGACAGCGCGCCGCGAAGGCGCAGCCGCGCGATTCGGGCGTCACCACCGGCACAATGCCGGGCAGCTCGGCCAGGCGGGCGCCGTGGTCCTGGCCATCGACGAAGTCGGGCAGCGAGCGGATCAGCGCCTGGGTATAAGGATGGGCGGCACGGTCCAGCACGTCGTCGACGCTGCCTTCCTCGACCTTGCGGCCCGCGTACATGACGATGACGCGCTGGCACATCTGCGCCACCACGCCCAGGTCGTGGGTGATCAGCACGATCGCCGTGCCCAGCCGCGCCTGGATGTCGCGCAGCAGGTGCAGGATCTGCGCCTGGATGGTCACGTCCAGCGCGGTGGTCGGCTCGTCGGCGATCAGCACCTTGGGCTGGCAGGCCAGGGCCATGGCGATCATGGCGCGCTGGCGCATGCCGCCGGACAACTGGTAGGGGTATTCGTGCACGCGCCGCGCCGGGTCGGAGATCTGCACCAGTTCCAAGAGCGCCTCGGCCTGCTTCATGGCCTCGCGCCGCGACAGGCCCTGGTGCAGCATCAGCGGCTCGCTGATCTGGCGGCCGATCGTGAAGACCGGATTGAGCGAGGTCATGGGCTCCTGGAAGATCATCGACAGCTGGTTGCCGCGCACCG from Achromobacter xylosoxidans includes the following:
- a CDS encoding helix-turn-helix domain-containing protein encodes the protein MAPPSARNTAPPDIVGKEVMGARLRAERKARKMTLQDLSQASGIAVSTLSKAELGQIALSYEKFAALARALGIDMTRMFMLGDAAQAEVAPTYVKNKLSDARDYATENYHYRLLMGEYPGKKMMPMLALIDAREVVEFEDYIRHPGQEFALVLSGKVRIQFENGDSVVLNRLESAYFDSGIGHVYLSLSKKPAEVLAVCSDLDEVPSRLKPAPRKP
- a CDS encoding N-acyl-D-amino-acid deacylase family protein; the encoded protein is MSQSDSQPFDLLLVGGTLIDGSNTPGRRADLGVRGDRIAAIGDLSDAAAHTRVDVSGLVVAPGFIDSHTHDDNYLLRRRDMTPKISQGVTTVVTGNCGISLAPLAHANPPAPLDLLDEGGSYRFERFADYLDALRATPAAVNAACMVGHSTLRAAVMPDLQRAATDEEIAAMRDLAEEAMASGAIGISTGAFYPPAARATTEEIIEVCRPLSAHGGIYATHMRDEGEHIVAALEETFRIGRELDVPVVISHHKVMGQPNFGRSRETLPLIEAAMARQDVSLDAYPYVAGSTMLKQDRVLLAGRTIITWCKPFPELSGRDLDEVAAERGKSKYDVVPELQPAGAIYFMMDEPDVQRILAFGPTMIGSDGLPHDERPHPRLWGTFPRVLGHYARDLGLFPLETAVWKMTGLTAARFGLAGRGQLQAGYFADLVVFDPATVADTATFERPTERAAGIHSVYVNGAPVWQEQAFTGQHAGRVLARTAA
- a CDS encoding ABC transporter ATP-binding protein, which codes for MNLHDAPFPSAVAAASAAPMLQVTDLKKHFPLEGGKVLRAVDGVSLSVARGQTLSLVGESGCGKSTTGKCLIRLTDPTAGRILLEGADLAAMNSGQLRAMRRRMQFIFQDPFSSMNPRMRVRDIIGEPLRNFGYGREAIRERVAQLLARVSLRPDAADRYPHEFSGGQRQRIVIARALAPEPGLIVCDEPVSALDVSVQAQVINLLMDLQRDLGLTYVFISHDLSVVRHISHQVAVMYLGRIVESGSRDAVFNRPSHPYTRALLAAVPSARRGERAPVAVLKGEIPSPLAPPSGCAFRTRCPLAQARCAQETPIARPVGSGQLVACHFAT
- a CDS encoding ABC transporter ATP-binding protein; this encodes MPSQPVLQVNDLTTCFEGDDTTVLAVDGLSFDLMPGETLGLVGESGCGKSVTSLSIMRLLRAPGRVARGRVEFDGRDLLALPEKTMRAVRGNQLSMIFQEPMTSLNPVFTIGRQISEPLMLHQGLSRREAMKQAEALLELVQISDPARRVHEYPYQLSGGMRQRAMIAMALACQPKVLIADEPTTALDVTIQAQILHLLRDIQARLGTAIVLITHDLGVVAQMCQRVIVMYAGRKVEEGSVDDVLDRAAHPYTQALIRSLPDFVDGQDHGARLAELPGIVPVVTPESRGCAFAARCPEALPRCAEEAPPEVASGDRHRVWCWARQPAPAAKMEQDPR